A section of the Methanosarcina mazei S-6 genome encodes:
- a CDS encoding UPF0228 family protein: protein MSKINGKIAVFTVFLVLVVVYGYMQAPTNREVKIDSFLIQFENGTTEPEVKAILENYNMTLNYSIDCNSDNGGYKYYIKVDKDDMPDVVKDGLKKDKNWTDSGSPSFTKGDYVIYPVTEQAIHDKNFLEILKRHNIQVKTFVWCLVSYRDNSTRYDVLGKNCITEKDANRITNELEMNENVLIVMPEYICY, encoded by the coding sequence ATGAGTAAGATCAATGGGAAAATAGCTGTTTTTACCGTTTTTCTGGTTCTTGTAGTAGTTTATGGGTATATGCAAGCACCCACGAATCGAGAGGTGAAAATAGACAGTTTTCTTATTCAATTTGAAAATGGAACAACTGAGCCGGAAGTTAAAGCCATTCTTGAAAACTACAATATGACATTAAACTATAGCATAGATTGCAATAGTGATAATGGGGGTTATAAATACTATATAAAGGTGGACAAAGATGATATGCCTGATGTAGTAAAAGACGGATTGAAAAAAGATAAAAACTGGACTGATTCTGGTTCCCCTTCTTTTACAAAGGGAGATTATGTTATATATCCGGTAACAGAACAAGCCATCCATGATAAAAATTTTCTTGAGATACTGAAAAGACATAACATTCAGGTGAAAACTTTCGTCTGGTGCTTAGTTAGTTACAGAGATAATTCAACCAGGTATGATGTTCTAGGAAAGAACTGTATTACGGAGAAAGATGCAAATAGAATAACAAATGAGCTTGAAATGAATGAGAATGTTTTAATTGTAATGCCTGAGTATATTTGTTATTAA
- a CDS encoding IS1634-like element ISMma4 family transposase, translating into MAEKNSSRRVESSLKRTRFLGHLGLMAGVFRELEVDKLIDEKLPKERNHNVPHSVCILAMVLNGLGFIGQRLYLFPDFFKNVSTERLFGDGIIKEDLNQYAIGETLDRIVKYGPTKLFTEIALHIMARLPIPVHCLHADTTSVSVFGDYDDEETESIDITFGIPKNGRWDLKQFVLSLIVNQHGIPLFMNTHSGNASDKNTILEAITSLKSVLRPESKVYYVADSSFYTDNNIQNIGTSFWISRVPATITEAKELLAANLNLQKLKSDERYSFYQTFVEYGGIKQKWVLLLSHKMKEKKEGTFRTKLDKEVEKAEKSFKKLKVEDFFCEEDALKAAEKWIQDFPSVSFEKVDVKSIKKRESGKKGRPSKDEELKTYFRIDGIIKVNDAFVLKEMEKMGLFILASNDISLSPEEMLKYYKGQDNVEKGFRFLKSDTFSISKVYLKKKGRIEALTMIMVLCLMIYSIAEWKLRIKLETENETVPDQKGKPTKRPTMRWIFFKFQGITELISQKKGKMKSEILNMEEIHWKILSLMGEKYENIYL; encoded by the coding sequence ATGGCAGAGAAAAACAGCAGTAGAAGAGTCGAATCCTCCTTAAAACGTACAAGGTTCTTAGGTCACCTCGGTCTTATGGCTGGAGTTTTCCGAGAACTTGAAGTTGACAAACTGATCGATGAGAAACTTCCTAAAGAACGGAATCATAATGTTCCTCACTCAGTCTGCATCCTTGCCATGGTACTCAATGGCCTTGGTTTTATAGGGCAACGTCTGTACCTGTTTCCTGATTTTTTCAAAAACGTTTCTACTGAAAGGCTCTTTGGAGACGGTATAATAAAAGAAGACCTGAATCAATATGCTATCGGAGAGACTCTTGACAGAATCGTAAAATATGGCCCTACAAAACTGTTTACGGAAATTGCTCTTCACATTATGGCTCGTCTACCTATTCCTGTCCACTGTTTACACGCTGACACTACAAGTGTCAGCGTTTTTGGTGATTATGACGACGAAGAAACTGAGTCTATTGATATTACTTTTGGAATTCCTAAAAACGGACGATGGGATCTCAAACAATTTGTGTTGAGCTTGATTGTTAATCAACATGGGATACCTCTTTTCATGAATACACATTCAGGAAATGCTTCAGACAAAAACACAATTCTGGAAGCAATAACGTCTCTCAAATCAGTTTTAAGACCTGAAAGCAAAGTTTACTATGTCGCTGATAGTTCCTTTTATACAGACAATAATATCCAGAACATAGGGACGTCTTTCTGGATAAGTCGTGTTCCTGCAACAATTACCGAGGCAAAGGAACTGCTAGCTGCAAATCTGAACCTGCAAAAGCTAAAAAGTGATGAGAGGTACTCATTCTATCAAACCTTTGTGGAATATGGCGGAATCAAACAAAAGTGGGTTTTGTTGCTTTCTCACAAGATGAAAGAGAAGAAAGAGGGAACTTTCAGGACGAAGCTTGACAAAGAGGTAGAAAAAGCAGAGAAGTCTTTTAAAAAGCTGAAAGTAGAGGACTTCTTCTGCGAAGAGGATGCATTAAAAGCCGCAGAGAAATGGATTCAAGATTTTCCTTCTGTTTCATTTGAAAAGGTAGATGTGAAATCCATTAAAAAACGTGAATCGGGTAAAAAAGGCAGACCTTCAAAAGATGAAGAATTAAAGACTTATTTCAGGATTGATGGCATCATAAAGGTTAATGATGCTTTTGTTTTGAAAGAAATGGAGAAAATGGGACTTTTCATTCTTGCAAGTAATGATATCAGTCTTTCTCCTGAAGAGATGCTGAAGTATTACAAAGGACAGGACAATGTAGAAAAAGGATTCAGATTCTTGAAAAGTGATACATTTAGCATATCGAAAGTCTACCTCAAGAAGAAAGGAAGAATTGAAGCATTAACCATGATAATGGTTCTATGCTTAATGATTTATTCTATTGCAGAATGGAAACTGAGAATTAAATTAGAAACAGAAAATGAAACGGTGCCAGATCAAAAAGGGAAACCAACAAAAAGACCTACAATGAGATGGATATTTTTCAAGTTCCAAGGAATTACAGAACTTATTTCTCAGAAAAAAGGAAAAATGAAGTCAGAAATATTGAATATGGAGGAGATTCACTGGAAGATATTGAGTCTAATGGGAGAGAAATATGAAAATATATATCTCTAA
- a CDS encoding UPF0228 family protein has translation MIEKNDLQVKNSVLCFVYFVNGSSDPSKQRSWISKSDATRVKNDLEANEKVLTVGIGYIEG, from the coding sequence ATAATAGAAAAAAATGATCTTCAGGTGAAAAATTCTGTCTTGTGTTTTGTCTATTTTGTAAATGGGTCATCTGATCCGAGTAAACAAAGGAGTTGGATTTCAAAGAGTGATGCAACTAGAGTAAAAAATGATCTTGAAGCGAATGAAAAGGTTTTGACAGTAGGCATTGGTTATATTGAAGGATAA